The Prochlorococcus sp. MIT 1300 genome has a window encoding:
- a CDS encoding alpha/beta hydrolase: MKAASENQNDNPEALAPIELFNQLIPKLLDPLARNLAKDMQWWELNGLEELLSYVQEDCHNNTPTSSQSLTFPVTVSGEGQPLLLLHGFDSSFLEFRRLAPLLKKYYQLIIPDLFGFGFCPRPIKAKYETESLVIHIGKILSQIPSDSTVGVIGASMGGALAMEVARRFPERINRLMLLSPAGLTGSPKPIPQPLNKIGVWFLGQPCVRKRLCRQAFADPNRSVGKQEEQIASLHLSVPNWAESLAEFARSGGLANLGEPIPKQPIKIIWGANDRILTQQQKKEVFQLLGNCVEEVNDCGHLPHLDQPNIVADRWLNDPNHY; this comes from the coding sequence ACCAAAATGATAATCCAGAGGCTTTAGCACCAATTGAACTTTTCAATCAACTAATCCCTAAACTTTTAGATCCTTTAGCACGCAATTTAGCCAAAGATATGCAGTGGTGGGAATTAAACGGCCTTGAAGAACTTCTAAGTTATGTTCAAGAAGATTGTCACAACAATACCCCTACAAGCTCTCAGTCACTTACCTTCCCAGTAACAGTATCAGGGGAAGGGCAACCATTACTCCTATTACATGGATTTGATAGCAGCTTTCTAGAGTTTCGTCGTTTAGCACCATTGCTAAAGAAATACTATCAATTAATAATTCCAGACTTATTTGGATTTGGGTTCTGTCCTAGACCAATAAAAGCAAAATATGAAACCGAGTCCTTGGTCATTCATATTGGCAAGATCCTTTCTCAAATACCATCCGATTCCACTGTGGGGGTAATAGGTGCCTCCATGGGTGGAGCCTTGGCAATGGAAGTGGCGAGACGTTTTCCAGAAAGGATAAATCGTCTAATGCTTTTGTCACCCGCAGGATTAACAGGCAGCCCTAAGCCTATTCCACAACCCCTAAATAAAATAGGTGTCTGGTTTCTAGGACAACCTTGTGTACGAAAAAGATTGTGCAGGCAAGCATTTGCAGATCCAAATCGAAGTGTTGGAAAGCAAGAAGAACAAATTGCTTCATTACATCTAAGCGTCCCTAATTGGGCAGAGTCACTTGCAGAATTTGCAAGAAGTGGAGGGTTAGCCAACTTAGGTGAACCAATCCCCAAACAACCTATTAAGATTATTTGGGGAGCAAATGATCGGATTCTTACACAACAACAAAAGAAAGAAGTATTTCAATTACTAGGCAATTGTGTAGAAGAGGTAAACGACTGTGGTCATTTACCTCACTTAGATCAGCCAAATATTGTAGCTGACCGTTGGTTAAATGATCCCAATCATTATTAA
- a CDS encoding LmeA family phospholipid-binding protein, with translation MPKELSESQGPFLKIISESLKLWLKAQCDSVESIDITLYGSLIKLLQGNLPKVKLLSTKLSFKNIPMHKVAIEAKDISIKTKKLRESKVFLLNRIPKISLEVSFSVADINKILLSKNWESLSKDLAQRLLGNVILKGLEIDNQNLILNAYDPQIGNLSAKSFTLEASEGTILITSKDSPSIEFKIPMDPNIMIQSARLDNEMLLIKGQAIVSI, from the coding sequence ATGCCAAAGGAATTATCCGAAAGCCAGGGACCATTCTTAAAGATTATCTCTGAAAGCTTGAAGTTATGGCTGAAAGCCCAATGCGATAGTGTTGAAAGTATAGATATAACTTTATATGGCTCTTTGATTAAATTGCTTCAAGGAAATCTTCCTAAGGTTAAATTGCTTTCTACAAAATTAAGCTTTAAGAATATTCCCATGCATAAGGTAGCAATAGAAGCGAAAGATATAAGTATAAAAACAAAGAAGCTTAGGGAAAGTAAGGTATTTTTGTTAAACAGAATTCCAAAAATCAGTTTAGAAGTATCATTCTCCGTAGCAGACATCAACAAAATACTTTTATCTAAGAACTGGGAATCACTATCTAAGGATCTGGCACAAAGGCTTTTAGGGAATGTAATTTTGAAGGGACTAGAAATTGACAACCAAAACTTAATCCTAAACGCCTATGATCCTCAAATAGGTAATTTATCAGCCAAAAGCTTTACACTTGAAGCAAGCGAAGGAACTATTCTCATAACAAGTAAGGATTCCCCAAGTATTGAATTTAAGATACCAATGGATCCGAATATAATGATTCAAAGTGCGCGACTAGACAATGAAATGCTCCTTATAAAGGGTCAAGCTATTGTTAGCATCTAA
- a CDS encoding phosphatidate cytidylyltransferase, producing the protein MAFGLPPKRFSSGIAAGAFGLLFVSLGGWWFAIAVGVIVHLALLEFFRMAQYTGIRPATKTTLVACQFLLLSTQLGFDGGLAADLSAAVLPLSGAAICCWLLLQPVTGSIADIAASIFGLFYLGFLPSHWLRLRNLNNELNLVPNLDSFSSSLHGTLTTGMVITFAACLMIIASDIGSYSLGRSFGRKPLSPISPRKTVEGAIGGLFCAMAVGALFGEIFGWEFGLLMGGLLGALVALFALVGDLTESMMKRNAGLKDSGDALPGHGGVLDRIDSYLFTPAVVFYVVTLIIPLVNK; encoded by the coding sequence ATGGCTTTTGGATTACCTCCCAAACGATTTAGTAGCGGCATTGCCGCAGGTGCATTTGGTTTGTTGTTTGTTTCCCTTGGAGGCTGGTGGTTTGCTATTGCAGTTGGGGTGATAGTTCACCTTGCTCTTTTGGAATTCTTCAGAATGGCCCAATACACAGGTATTAGGCCCGCTACAAAAACTACACTTGTCGCTTGTCAGTTTCTTCTTTTAAGTACTCAGTTGGGATTTGACGGGGGGCTTGCTGCAGATTTGTCTGCGGCTGTATTGCCATTATCAGGGGCGGCTATTTGTTGCTGGTTATTGCTGCAACCTGTCACTGGTTCAATAGCAGATATAGCTGCTTCAATTTTTGGTTTATTTTACTTGGGCTTTCTTCCAAGTCATTGGTTAAGGCTACGAAACTTGAATAATGAGTTAAATTTAGTACCTAATTTAGATTCATTCTCAAGTTCTTTGCATGGAACATTAACCACAGGCATGGTAATAACCTTTGCAGCATGCTTGATGATAATAGCTAGTGATATTGGTTCTTATAGTTTAGGTAGAAGTTTTGGACGTAAACCTTTGTCTCCAATATCGCCTCGCAAAACAGTAGAGGGTGCAATAGGTGGTCTTTTTTGTGCAATGGCTGTAGGTGCACTTTTTGGAGAAATCTTTGGGTGGGAATTTGGGCTTCTTATGGGCGGTCTTTTAGGTGCATTGGTAGCCCTTTTTGCTTTGGTGGGAGATTTAACAGAGTCCATGATGAAAAGGAATGCGGGCTTAAAAGACTCAGGAGATGCTTTGCCTGGTCATGGAGGTGTACTTGATAGGATTGACAGTTATTTGTTTACACCCGCAGTCGTTTTTTATGTCGTAACTCTTATAATACCTCTCGTAAATAAATGA